The proteins below are encoded in one region of Delphinus delphis chromosome 4, mDelDel1.2, whole genome shotgun sequence:
- the LOC132424108 gene encoding small ribosomal subunit protein eS27-like, translating to MTLAKDLIHPSPEEEKKKHKKCLVQSPNSYFMDVKCPGCYKITTVFSRAQTVVLCLGCSIVLCQPTGGKARLTEGCSFRWKQH from the coding sequence ATGACTCTCGCAAAGGATCTCATTCATCCCTCtccagaagaggagaagaagaaacacAAGAAGTGCCTGGTACAGAGCCCCAATTCCTATTTCATGGATGTGAAATGCCCAGGTTGCTATAAAATCACCACCGTCTTTAGCCGTGCACAAACAGTGGTTTTGTGTCTTGGCTGCTCTATTGTCCTCTGCCAGCCTACAGGAGGAAAAGCAAGGCTTACAGAAGGATGCTCCTTCAGATGGAAGCAGCACTAA